From the genome of Leptotrichia sp. oral taxon 847:
TTAGAATTTGATCCAAATAGATTTCAGGATGTAAAAGAAAATGATGGTACTTATACACTAAAGAGTATATTTGATCATAGATTCCAAGAAGGTTTTAAGATTAATTTAGATTTAAAAAAGGAATTTGAGCAACTTGAAATCAAAGGAGAGTATCTTATCACAAAAGGTAAGCATGTTATTAATTTTAAAAGTGATGCATATACAGAGTTAGAAATAAAAACTAAATTTGATGATGAAGAAACTAAAAAAGCTAATGAAATCGAGATTGTTTCTGGGAAAAAAGGAAAAAATGAGAAAGCATCTAAAAATAGAAAGGCAAAAGAAAAAGACGATAAAAAGAGTGAGGAAAATAAAAAAGATGCTAAAAAAACTACTACAAAAAGTAGCGGAAATAAAAAATAAAAAGACTGGGATAGAATAGTTAGAATATATGGAGTAGGAGGTAAAAGTGAGAAAAAAGACAGTGGGAGACCATATTGAATCAATGATAAGCGGTAGCTTTGATAATTTAAATACCCTTGCAATAGCCAAAATTGTGGAAGCAGACAATTCAAATATGATTTGCAGTATACAAATGCTTGATATTCCTGAACTTTTTGGCACTCGTGATGAAGTAGAAGTAATTGAAAATGTGCCGATTGCTCCAATATTTTGGAGTAACAGATGTAAAATAAATGCTCCGTTATCTGTAAATGACAAGGTTTTGGTAGCTTTTTGTCAGCATGATACATTCAATGCACGAAATGCTTCTGAACCTTGCGAGCCGAACTCCAGTGCTAAATTTGACATAAATAACGCTATCGTAGTTGGACAGATAACAAGTGATGCAGAAAAGAATGTATCTAATGACTTCTACATTGCTTACGGCGGAACGCTTGTAACGATAAATGATAGTGGAGTTACCGTAAAAGGCAATTCCATAAATATAAGCGGAGCAGTGAGCATTAAAGGTGATTTGGAAGTTAGTGGAGACGCTAAGATTGGTGGTAAATCATTCTTAACTCATACTAATGGCGGTATGCCGTTGGATTAGGATATAAATAAGGACAATTACAATTAAATATAATAACTGTGATTTGTGATATTTTGATATTAGTCAAAAAAACTCTAAATTTCTGTTGCACTTTTGCTACTTTTAAGATATAATTTAGTTGTCAAATGATAACTAGAGGAGGTAGCGATATGGAAAAAATAATAAATGTTGCTCAATATATTTTTAATGAATATAAAAGAGTGACAGGAGAAATTATTGATGAAATGAAATTACAGAAGTTGCTGTATTTTTCCCAAAGGGAAACAATTGCTATTTTAAATGAACCTCTTTTTAATGAGACATTTGAAGGCTGGAAGTATGGACCCGTGTCAAGAGAGGTACGAACTTCTTACACAACAGATGGAATAAACTATGAAACAGAAGACATAAAAAGTGAAAGTAAATACATAATAAACAATGTAATTCAAGAATACGGAGCATTAGCATCGTGGAAGTTAAGTGCATTAACACATAAGGAAATTTCTTGGCTCAATTCTCGAAAAGGGCTTAAAAAAGAAGAAAACGGAAGGATTAAAATTCAAACTGAAGATATAAGAGAAGACGCAAAGAAAGTAAGGCCTTATGACTATGTGTGGGATATGTACTATGATGAATTTGACGACTATGAAGCGGTGGTTTGATGGTAGGAAAAATAGTTAGATGTTTAACTCAATATTACAATACAAGATTACATAGAAATTCAATAAAATCAAGACCTGCTTTAGTATTAAGAAGTCCTCAAAATGATGATTATGTAGTTCTTCCTATTTCAACTATTCCAAACAGAATAAATGTAAATCCAGTATATGATATAGAAATAGATCCATCAAAATTTCCTAAAATAAACTTGACTAGATTATCGTATATTAGGACACATAGAATGGTTTCAATACCAATGCAGCAGATAGATACAAGTGTTATAATAGGAGATTTGAAATCAGATTACGAAGAACTATTTTTAGAAATAGCGGAAAAAGTAGAGCAGTTTCATAATGAAGTTATGGAAGGGTTGTTAGAATAGCAATTAAAAATATTTAAAATCACAGTTATTAATTTAGCTGTGATTTTTTTGTTACAAATTTTTTAGAAAGGCAGTTGATATGAAAAGTGTTGAAAGTTGGCAAACCGAAAAAGACGACAACAAAGAAATTGATGTTGTGATGGGAAAAAACATAGCATTAAGTTCTGAAATAGAAAAAATAAGGCTAAGGCTTGAGAATAAGTTAAGATTGTTCTTTAATGAGTGGTTTTTGCACAAAAATGAAGGTATTTATTGGCTTAAAAGAAATGAAAATAATGGGCAAATAGGAAATTTGTTGGAAAAATTTAATATAGAGGCCCAGGTTAAAGAGACTATTTTATCGGATGAAGATGTGGCAGAAATAACAAAGTTCGAAAGCAATTTTGAAAATAGAAATGGAAACTATAATTTTAAAATGGAAATGTTATTGAAAAACGGAAAGACTTTAGCATTTTAGAAAGGAGGAACAATGGATTTTGGAGTAACAGAAAAAGGATTTGTGTTAAAAAGTTTTACAGATATTATGAAAGATATAGAAAATAGGTACAAAGCAAGATTACAAGATAATAATTATATTTTAGATTTTAATACTCCTGAAGGGATTCATTCTGAAGCGATAGGCTATGAATTATCACAAATATGGGAAGAATTGTTAGAATTTAATAATCAAATGAATCTAAATACAGCAACAGGAATATATTTAGATTATTTTGGAACTTTACTGAGAACTCCACGAAAATCAGGGGCTTACACAACTGGACAGGTAAAAATAACTGGAGAAAAGAATAGAGTTATACCAGCACAGACTATTATAAAATATGCTGAAAAAGAATACAGACTACTGTCTAATGTTACATTGGATAAATTAGATAACAATGAATATTATGGAATAGGATTTATTCAAGCACTTGAAATTGGAAAAGAAAGTAATATCACAAGCGATGTTTTGTTTACAACTGAATATGATGGAGTTGCTAAAATTACAAATGATGTTGATGTTATTGGCGGCGCAGATGATGAGAGTGACAGCCTTTACAGGGAAAGATTGAAGCGAAAACAAACCATTGAGCAGACCGCAACACATTCAGCATTATATAATGGATTGATGGCTTTAGAAAATATTAAAAACGTGTTGATATTAGATCCTGAAACTGAGCCAACTACCGAAGCTGGAACAGTTAAAATATTTTTGGAAGGAACGCCAGATGATAAAATTTTTGAAACTATTTTGGATTTAAAAGCAGATGGAATACTGACTATTGGAGATTCCAATGCGCAAACATTTGAAAAGAAGTTAAAAAGAGGTGCATTTGAAAGGAAAATAATATATAACATCATAAAATATAGTACTTTATTAATAAAAGTTGAAGTATTAGAAACTAAAAATTTAAATGAAAAAGATAATCGTTGGACAAAACAGATACAGCAAGAAATACTAAATTATATTAATAATTTAAAAACAGGAGAATCTATTAGTTATTTAAAGACATATTCTGAAGTATTAGGAATTGACGATATAAGAAAAATAAATCTAAAAATGGGATTAACTGAATCCAGTGTCGCAATACAAAATTTTGACAAAATATTTACAGTTCCAGTCGGTCAAAAATTTCAAATTAATGAAAATAATATTGAGGTAGTTTATGTATAAAAATAGCGAAGATTATACGGATGAAATAATAAGTAGATTCCCACATATGTATAGAAGAGACAGAGAAAGCAATAATTATTTTTTGTTGAATTTATATTTAGAAGAAATCAGACAAGCGAGTAAAGGAATATATGAGCTTTTGAAATCTTTAAACATTATGAAAGCGGAAGGTTATGCATTAGACAAATTTGGAATATCTTTTAATTTAAAAAGAAATATGAATGAAAATGATGAAAATTATCGAAAAAGAATACTTGCTGAGATTTCAAGGAAAAGTAAAAATGCAACTTTTGAAACAATCTTAAACGTGCTCAAGATTATAATTGAAAATTATGAGCAAAATATTTTTATTTTTAAAGAAGGGATTATAAAAGATAAAGTTAAAAACATAGATTTTAAAGTTAAAAATGGAAGTTTTAACGGAAATTTTGAAACACAATTTTATAAAGAAAAAGCAGGAAGCATTTACATTATATTGAATAAAAGACTGTCTGCATATATAAAAAAGAGTATCTTAAATATCTTGCTTGAAATAAGAGCGAAAGGTGTGGAAATAACTGTTGATTTTAAATATAAGGTGCAAACAGCTAATTATATTTCAAATGGGGCCTTTGTTGGAGTGAAAAGAATTTTAAAAATAGAGGATAGCTTTTATGATGAGATTTTGCAACAAAAAAGTTATGAGAGTAATTTAGCAAGAATAAATGTAATTACACAAGAAGGAGTAAGATAGATGTTAAAAAAAATAAAGGATTGGATAGGAACGAATTTAGATGTTTACAAAGTTGAAAGTGCAAACGATGTTGGTGCTGGATTGGTTAGGCATATTTGGAAAGGTGAAGAAACGGCAACCCAAGTTGGAACAACATTGACAGCACAAATCATGAATGATTTGCAAAAAGGATTGGTTCATACTTTAGATACAACTAGAACTGTAGGAACTAACAAAGATATTTACGAAGTTACATTGACTGGTATCGAAGAATTTGGCGTATTTGACGGATTAAAATTATTAATTAGAATTGATGGAGAAAATCAATTTGAGGATGTATTTTTAAAATTAGGCGGAACAGAATATCAAATCTATCAATTAAAGAACAATTTGTTGGATAAGGTTGATAAAGGGATTTTAAAAGATAAAAAAGAATATTTATTGAACTTTAAAAACAATTCTTTTGTTTTATCAGATAGTACTTTATACGGATCGCAAAAAGGTACAGCATTAGAAGGGAATCGTTTAGCTGAGATTCTAGGACTAGAATTTGGCGGAAACATACAGGACATTGGCAATAAAACGAAAGGTAAGTTTTATTATGACAGTGTAACGAAATATTACTATGAATGTATTGAAGACAACAGTCTGACATACAACGACACCGGGAAATTTAGAGCTATATCGAATAAGCCGATTATGGACAAATTAGAAAATTTGTTTGAAATTGAAACAAAAACTATAACTATTCCAAATGGTACTATAAAATTTACAAAAACAGGAAAGGTTGTTAACGCTTTTGTTCATCTTCAAAATTATAAAACACTAATGTCTTACAATGATAACGATTTAATTTCTAGTTATCCTCCAAATTTTGCTCCTAATCCAAATTATTTTAATAATGAATTTGCAATTATAAGTTCAGAAAAAAATAACATTAATGGAAATACTCGTTTAATTTTAAGAAAAGACGGCGTTGTAATTTGGGGAACTTCGGCAAGACAATACTATGAGCTTAAAGGTTCTGCGGTCTATTGTATCTAAAAAACCAGCATTCAGCATTCATATTTTTAAATTTTGTGCAAATTTATAAGTTAGCACAGAATAAAAATCATAAAAAAATAAAGAAATGGAGTGATAAAAATGACAATAGTTTACATTTATTTAATTGCAACAATGGAATGTATAGCAAAGCCAGTTACGACTGGGATTGATAAATTCAAAGAAAATCCAAACTTGTTTTATCCAGATTGGGACAAAGAAACTATGAAATTCTCAACATCGTTACTTTCAAATCCAGTTTTGGACAAAAAAACTGGAGAACTTAGAGAAATGACTGAAGTTGAAAAAATAAAAGCTGGTAAAACAGCTCTAAGTGATGGGAGTTATTTGGATGAAGTTAACGAAACAATAGTTACTATTGCAAAGCCAAATGAGTGGAGCGTATGGGACAAGGATAGCAACACTTGGAAAGTTAACAATGATTTGCTAAACGCAAAGTTAAAAGAATTGAGAGAAAAGGCGTTAAAGGACTTAGCAGAAGCAAAATCAAGCTTTTTGAACCAGCCGCTTGAAATCGAAAAAGATAGCAAAAAATACACATTTGAGAACAACGAAAGAAATAGAAACAGTTTGTCTCTTAAAATGTCTTTGATGTGGACTTTAGAACAAGACAAGATTGAAAAAGTAAAAGTCTTAAATGATAAAAAAATGGTTGAATTTATTGAGTTGAATAGAACTGAATTAAAAGATTTAGCTACAAAAATACAAGACATAATTGAAGTTGCAGACATGGGAGAACAAATGGCGGTTGTTGGAATCAGTAGATACACTATTGATCAGATGTTAGAACTAAATGTTAATGATTTTTTTCAAAATTAATTAAAAGGAGTGATGAATAATGAATATAGAAAAACTTATATGTACAGAAATTGAATTAGACGGTAAAAAATATAAAGTTGTTGGGATAAAATTTGAAAAAGATAACATAATATTAAATGTTGAAGAAGTAAAGGAAGTGGTATAGATGAATTTTGGGAAAGCATTTGAAGAAGTAAAAAAAGGAAAAGCAATGAGATTGCCGCAATGGAGCAAGGATGTAGTGATAAAAGCACAATTTCCTGATGAAAACAGTAAAATGACAGCTCCATATCTATATGTGGAATCCAGATACGGTAGAGTGCCTTGGAAAGAAACTATGATTGAATTATTTAGTGAAGAATGGGAAGTGATGTAGATGGACAGATTTGAGAAAATATTTGATTATTTACTAAAAGTTGAGGGTGGATATTCAAACGACAAAAATGATAGAGGAGGAAAAACAAAATATGGTATTATAGAATCAGAAGCTAGAAAATATGGGTATAAAGGTAATATGAGAGATATGCCGCTTGAGATAGCAAGAGATATTTATAATAAGAAATACTATCATAGAAATGGGCTTGATACTTTAAAATCAGACAAGATAGCGTTATCAGTATGTGATTTTATAGTAAACGCTGGAAAATGGGGAGCTAAAAAAGCACAGGCTGCACTGAATGAACTGGGATTTGATTTGAGAGTGGACGGAATTTTAGGAGAAAAAAGTTTAGTTGCGCTTAATGAAGTTGATGAAAATAAATTTTTGGAAAAATATCACGATTTGCAGAGAAGATATTATAAAGTAATAGCAGCAAACAGACCATCGCAAAAAGTTTTTTTAAAAGGGTGGCTCAACAGAGTGGATAGAAAAGAAAATTATTTAAAATCAATCTAAAAACGGCTTTAATACAAGCCAAATAAGAACGTAAAAAAATATTTTTGATAAATAGGTTGCCTAACGGGTCAATTTGTCTTAAAACACTTGTTAAGTGGCTTAGAATGAATATTAAGAAAAATAACAAAATAGGAGTGATAAAAATGGATAAAATGGTAGAAATATGGATAATTAATAAGGCAGCAGAGATGGTTGTTACTAAAATTTACAAAAATGAAATTGTAAATAAGGCAAAAAAAGGAGCAGAAAAATTTGATGTTATAGCAAAAGATTTTTGGGAAAAATTGGAAAACTATGTCTTAAAGGAAAAAGAAATTGACAGAAAGTGGATTCCAAATTTTATTGAAGAAATTGGAGAGAATACAATTTTATCTTGTATCAAAGAATTGAAAACTAAGCTAATTCCGTCTGAGTTTATACAACAAATATTTGATTTTGAGAAAAAGAACGATAAAAAGAATATATTGTAGGAGCATAAATGATAGAGGACTTAAAAATAATAATTGACAATCACGGACTTTTCTTGATCTTATTTTTTAGCGGAGTATTATTTGGTGTAGTAGCTCAAAAAATGGTTGATAACAAGCCTGTAAAGCCGTATATGAAAAGAATAGCGGTTGCTGGAATGACTATGTCAATAACATTGTCTTTAAACAAAATAATAGGACATTTTTCAGCAGAATACCTGTATCCGTGGAGTCCAGTTTTTGGATTTTTTGGAGAGGCATTGCTGGAAACGATAAACCAAAAAAGATATGGCATTAGTACAGGCTTTTTAGAATTACTGCTGGAAAAGCTGGGGTTTGTCAAAAAGGATAAAGGTGATGATAATGGAAAAACATCGCAAAAGTAGAAAATTAGCGTTTATTATGCTAGCCATTATATTTTTAAATTCAGTTTTAACATTGAAGTTAAGAAATTATCAAAGACAGCAGAATTTAAATTTATTAAGAAATAGATTAAAAAGTGAAAGTAATAGAGAGATTTTTGACAGTATAGAAAGAAAGTCAAGAACAGAGGATATGTTGCTATTAATCGGAACAAATATGGCGGCATTGATAATTATTGCTGGATTTGACAGACAAAGAACGGTTGATGAAGATAAAGAGAAAAAGATAGTTGTCAAAGTGTTTAGGAGATAGCCAGAAATGGCTATCTTTTTTTGTGAATAAAAAAGTCACAATATTTTTTAAATATATTGACAAAAAACTGCCGTTATAGAGAAATAAAAAAAACAGCAACTAAATATATGAAATAAAAATTGACAAATAAGAAAATAATATTATATTTTTAATAGAAAATACAGGATAAAGTAAAAGAGGCTGAAATATGCCTCTTTTTGAATTTTAGTACCTTTTCAGTACTTTTATACTTTATAAATACTTTAAAAATCCATAAATGAAATGTTTAGAT
Proteins encoded in this window:
- a CDS encoding baseplate J/gp47 family protein — translated: MDFGVTEKGFVLKSFTDIMKDIENRYKARLQDNNYILDFNTPEGIHSEAIGYELSQIWEELLEFNNQMNLNTATGIYLDYFGTLLRTPRKSGAYTTGQVKITGEKNRVIPAQTIIKYAEKEYRLLSNVTLDKLDNNEYYGIGFIQALEIGKESNITSDVLFTTEYDGVAKITNDVDVIGGADDESDSLYRERLKRKQTIEQTATHSALYNGLMALENIKNVLILDPETEPTTEAGTVKIFLEGTPDDKIFETILDLKADGILTIGDSNAQTFEKKLKRGAFERKIIYNIIKYSTLLIKVEVLETKNLNEKDNRWTKQIQQEILNYINNLKTGESISYLKTYSEVLGIDDIRKINLKMGLTESSVAIQNFDKIFTVPVGQKFQINENNIEVVYV
- a CDS encoding type II toxin-antitoxin system PemK/MazF family toxin — translated: MVGKIVRCLTQYYNTRLHRNSIKSRPALVLRSPQNDDYVVLPISTIPNRINVNPVYDIEIDPSKFPKINLTRLSYIRTHRMVSIPMQQIDTSVIIGDLKSDYEELFLEIAEKVEQFHNEVMEGLLE
- a CDS encoding Thoeris anti-defense Tad2 family protein gives rise to the protein MNFGKAFEEVKKGKAMRLPQWSKDVVIKAQFPDENSKMTAPYLYVESRYGRVPWKETMIELFSEEWEVM
- a CDS encoding Panacea domain-containing protein, which translates into the protein MEKIINVAQYIFNEYKRVTGEIIDEMKLQKLLYFSQRETIAILNEPLFNETFEGWKYGPVSREVRTSYTTDGINYETEDIKSESKYIINNVIQEYGALASWKLSALTHKEISWLNSRKGLKKEENGRIKIQTEDIREDAKKVRPYDYVWDMYYDEFDDYEAVV
- a CDS encoding glycoside hydrolase family 108 protein — its product is MDRFEKIFDYLLKVEGGYSNDKNDRGGKTKYGIIESEARKYGYKGNMRDMPLEIARDIYNKKYYHRNGLDTLKSDKIALSVCDFIVNAGKWGAKKAQAALNELGFDLRVDGILGEKSLVALNEVDENKFLEKYHDLQRRYYKVIAANRPSQKVFLKGWLNRVDRKENYLKSI